Within the Streptomyces vilmorinianum genome, the region GTGACGCGGTAGGCGTAACGGCGCCAGATGGCCGAGAAACGGGCGTTGAAGCCACTGGGGGCCTCGGTCAGGCGCCAGACCCGCACATCGTGCGCGAGCCGCCCTGCGAGCCGCCTGAGCAGCTTGTCGCGGTGCTCGGCCCACAGCTCGACGGGCAGATCGACGTGCGCGACCTGTCCACGGGCGTGCACACCGGCGTCGGTGCGGCCGGCGACGGTCAGCTCGTACGTCTCCTTGGACCGGGTCACGGTCTTCAGGGCGTCCTCGATGTCACCCTGGACGGTCCGCTGCCCGCGGGCCTGCTTGGCCCAGCCGGAGAAGTCCTTGCCGTCGTACGAAAGGTCGAGCCGGATCCGTACGAAACCGGGCTGCACGTCGTCGCTCACGCGGTAAATCCTCTCAAAGCCTCAGAACACGGGAGCGGGCCCGCACCCCTGGGGGTACGGGCCCGCACACGAGAAACGTCGGAACGCTTACGCGTCCTTCGACTCCTCCGCCGGAGCCTCGGCGGCGTCCTCGACCTTGGTCTCCTCGACCTTGGCCTCGTCAGCCTCCTTGACCGCACGCTTGGTGGCGGCCTCGGCCTCGGCGACGGTCGCCTTCTTGGCGATCTCGCCCTCGACCAGCTCGATCACGGCCATCGGGGCGTTGTCGCCACGACGGTTGCCGATCTTGGTGATACGGGTGTAGCCACCCGGGCGCTCGGAGTAGCGCGGGGCGATCTCGGTGAAGAGCGTGTGGACGACGCCCTTGTCCGTGATCGTCTGCAGCACCAGGCGACGGTTGTGGATGTCGCCCTTCTTCGCCTTGGTGATCAGGCGCTCGGCGACCGGACGCAGGCGGCGGGCCTTGGCCTCGGTCGTGGTGATGCGGCCGTGCTCGAAGAGGGACTTCGCCAGGTTGGCGAGCAGCAGACGCTCGTGAGCGGCGCTGCCACCGAGGCGGGCACCCTTGGCGGGACGCGGCATGGTGTTTCTCCTTGTGATCTGCACCGGCCGTATGAGGTACCGATGTCAGTGTCCGAGCGGGCGGTTACCCGTCGGAGATCCAGGCCCCGTCAGGGGCCTGGAAGGGGCGCGGGGCGGTGTCGATACGCGACTCCGTCGCGGGGGCGCGATCAAGCACAGCGCACCCGCACCCGGGTACGGACCGTATGGCCCGAGCTCTTAGTACTGCTCGGTCTCGACGAACCCGGCGTCCGCGTCGTCGTCGGCGCCGAAGGCGTCGGCGGCGGCGGTCGGGTCGAATCCGGGCGGGCTGTCCTTGAGGGCCAGGCCCATGCCGGCCAGCTTCGCCTTGACCTCGTCGATCGACTTCGCACCGAAGTTGCGGATGTCGAGCAGGTCGGCCTCGGAGCGCGCCACGAGCTCACCCACGGAGTGGATGCCCTCACGCTTGAGGCAGTTGTACGAACGAACGGTGAGCTCGAGCTCCTCGATCGGCAGCGCCAGGTCGGCGGCGAGGGCGGCGTCCGTGGGGGACGGGCCCATGTCGATGCCCTCGGCGTCGATGTTGAGCTCGCGCGCCAGACCGAACAGCTCGACCAGGGTCTTGCCGGCGGACGCCATGGCGTCACGCGGGCGCATGGCCTGCTTGGTCTCGACGTCGACGATCAGCTTGTCGAAGTCGGTGCGCTGCTCGACACGGGTCGCCTCGACCTTGTACGTGACCTTGAGCACCGGGGAGTAGATGGAGTCGACCGGGATACGGCCGATCTCCTGGCCCACCTGCTTGTTCTGCACGGCGGAGACGTAGCCGCGACCGCGCTCGACGGTCAGCTCCATCTCCAGCTTGCCCTTGCCGTTGAGCGTGGCGAGCACCAGGTCGGGGTTGTGCACCTCGACTCCGGCCGGCGGGGCGATGTCGGCAGCGGTGACCAGGCCGGGACCCTGCTTGCGCAGGTACATCACGACCGGCTCGTCGTGCTCCGAGGAGACGACCAGCTGCTTGATGTTCAGGATGAGGTCGGTGACGTCCTCCTTGACGCCCGGCACGGTGGTGAACTCGTGCAGGACACCGTCGATACGGATGGACGTGACAGCCGCACCCGGGATCGAGGAGAGGAGCGTACGACGGAGGCTGTTGCCGAGCGTGTAGCCGAAGCCCGGCTCCAGGGGCTCGATGACGAACCGCGAGCGGAATTCGTCGACGACCTCTTCGGTCAGCGAGGGGCGCTGAGCGATCAGCATGGTGTGAATCCTTCGGTTGTGGACGCCCACTATTTGACGTCCGACAGGTACTGCTTACTGCAAGGGTACGGGCGGCACCGCTCCGAAGAGCCGTACCGCCCATCCCTCAGAACAACCGTGACCGGTCGCCGTGCGTCAGACGCGGTGCGTCAGACGCGGCGGCGCTTCGGCGGACGGCAGCCGTGCTGCGAATTCCCGGGGGATAACCCCCGGACCCCCAGCAGGCAGCCGCCGTGGCCAAGGCCGTGCGTCAGACGCGGCGGCGCTTCGGCGGACGGCAGCCGTTGTGCGGCGTGGGGGTGACGTCCTGGATCGAACCGACCTCGAGGCCCGTGGCCTGGAGGGAGCGGATCGCGGTCTCGCGGCCGGAGCCCGGACCCTTGACGAAGACGTCAACCTTGCGCATGCCGTGCTCCTGCGCGCGGCGAGCGGCCGACTCGGCGGCCATCTGCGCGGCGAACGGGGTCGACTTGCGCGAGCCCTTGAAGCCGACGTGGCCGGCGGAGGCCCAGGAGATCACGTTGCCCGAGGGGTCCGTGATCGAGACGATCGTGTTGTTGAACGTGCTCTTGATGTGCGCGTGGCCGTGAGCGACGTTCTTCTTTTCCTTGCGGCGCACCTTCTTGGCGGCACCCTGACGACCCTTGGGGGGCATCTATATCTCCTACGGGAGGTGGTCGGTCCTACAGCGAAGACCGTGTGGTCAAGCGTCCGCTGAGGACTACTTCTTGCCCGGCTTCTTCTTACCGGCGATGGCGCGACGCGGGCCCTTGCGGGTACGGGCGTTCGTGCTGGTGCGCTGACCGTGGACCGGCAGGCCGCGACGGTGGCGGATGCCCTGGTAGCACTGGATCTCGATCTTGCGGCGGATGTCGCCCTGGATCTCGCGGCGGAGGTCACCCTCGGTACGGAGGTTGGCGTCCACGTACTCGCGGATCTTGACGAGGTCCTCTTCGGCCAGGTCACGAACGCGGGTGTTCGGGTTCACGCCGGTGGAGGCGAGGATCTCCTTGGACCGGGTGCGCCCGATACCGAAGACGTAGGTGAGTGCGATCTCCACACGCTTTTCGCGCGGGATGTCAACACCGGAAACGCGTGCCATTCAATGGCTCCTGTGTGTTCGGGGGTCTTCCGCAAGGCCGCTCCCGGCAGGCCGTATGAGGTACGAACCGGGTCTCCGGCCCCCGCCGGAGGTGCCGCCGACCCTTGCGGGCTGGGCGGGCCTTGCGTATGTACGTATTGCTTGCGTCGCGCGAAGAACTGCGAAATGCAGGTCGGTCGGCGTGCGTCAGCCCTGGCGCTGCTTGTGGCGCAGGTTGTCGCAGATGACCATGACCCGACCGTGGCGGCGGATCACCTTGCACTTGTCGCAGATCTTCTTGACGCTCGGCTTGACCTTCATGTGGGTGAGGTTCTCCGGGTCAGTGCCACCACCCGCGCGCGGAGGCGGGGTGCGGGCAAGATCTACTTGTAGCGGTAGACGATCCGGCCACGCGTCAGGTCGTACGGAGAGAGCTCCACAACGACCCGGTCGTCCGGAAGGATTCGGATGTAGTGCATCCGCATCTTGCCGGAGATGTGCGCGAGGACCTTGTGACCGTTCTGGAGCTCCACCTTGAACATGGCGTTCGGGAGGGACTCGATCACGGTGCCCTCGATTTCGATGGCACCTTGCTTCTTGGCCACGCTTCGCCTTTCGAATCGGCTACCTTGATCGACTCTCGATCCCGTATGCGGGCACACGGGTACACGAGAGCCGACGCATCAGTCTACGTCAGGCCCCTGGAAAAGACGAATCCAGGAAGAATGCCCACCTCAGGCTGTGTCTAATCAGCCGCTACCGCGGCGGGCCTTACGCAAGGAGCCACGCCGCAGTACGACCCCGCTACGCCAGGGGGTCCGGCGCCGCGGTCACACCCAGCTCCGCCAGCTTCGCCTTGCCGCCGTCCGGCGAGGTCAGGACCAGCGGGCCCTCCTCCGTCAGCGCCACCGAGTGCTCCCAGTGCGAGGACCAGGTGCCGTCGGTCGTGATGACCGTCCAGTCGTCCGACAGGACCTCCGTGTGGGGCGTGCCGAGCGAGACCATCGGCTCGATCGCCAGGCAGAAGCCGGGGACCAGCTTCGGACCCTTGCCGCGCTTGCGCGAGACGTAGTTCAGCAGGTGCGGGTCCATGTGCATCTCGGTGCCGATGCCGTGGCCGCCGTAGTCCTCGACGATGCCGTACTTGCCGCCGCCCGGCTTCGGCTGGCGGCGGATGTACGTCTCGATCGCGCGCGAGATGTCCACCAGCCGGTTGCCGTTGCGCATCGCGGCGATGCCGGCCCACATCGACTCCTCGGTCACCCGCGAGAGCTCGACGAGCTCCGGAGCGTGCCCGGTGCCCACGAACGCCGTGTAGGCCGCGTCACCGTGCCAGCCGTCGACGATCGCGCCGGCGTCGATGGAGATGATGTCGCCGTCCTTGAGGACGGTCTTCTCGTCCGGGATGCCGTGGACGACGACCTCGTTGACCGAGGTGCAGATCGTCGCGGGGAAACCGCCGTACCCCAGGAAGTTCGACTTCGCCCCGTGGTCCGCGATGACCTTCCGCGCGACCTCGTCCAGGTCCTTCGTCGTGGCGCCCGGCACGGCCGCCTCACGGGTCGCCGCGTGGATGGCCGCGACGACCAGCCCCGCCTCGCGCATCTTCGCGATCTGCTCGGGGGTCTTGATCTGCACCATCGTGGCCGCGGCCTTTCCTTGGAGTACGGGGAACAGAACAACGATACGGCCGCGGCGCCCCTGAGGGGCACCGCGGCCGTATCGGACGAACCAGGGTTACTTCTTGAGCGCGGCCATCGCCTTCGCGGTGACCTCGTCCACCTTGCCGAGCGCCGAGATCGTCACGACCAGGTTCTGTGCCCGGTAGTAGTCGATGATCGGCTCGGTCTGCGTGTGGTAGACCTCCAGGCGCTTGCGGACGGTCTCCTCGGAGTCGTCCGGGCGCTGGTACAGCTCGCCGCCGCAGACGTCGCAGACGCCCTCGGTCTTCGGCATGTTGTACATCACGTGGAACACGTGCGCACTGTCGTTGCGGCAGGTGCGGCGACCTGCGATCCGCTTCACGACCTCGTCCTCGGGGACCTCCAGGTCCAGGACCGCGTCCAGCTGCATGTCCTCGGCCTTGAGGACCACATCCAGCGCCTCGGCCTGGGCCACGTTCCGCGGGAATCCGTCGAGCAGGAAGCCGTTCACGGCGTCCGGCTGCTCCATGCGGTCCTTGGCCATCCCGATGGTCACCTCGTCGGGCACGAGGTCGCCGGCGTCCATGTACGCCTTGGCCTTCATGCCCAGCTCCGTGCCCTGCGAAATGTTGGCACGGAACAGATCACCCGTGGAGATGTGCGGAATGTCCAGGTTCTTGGCAAGGAACGCGGCCTGCGTTCCCTTGCCCGCACCGGGCGGTCCGACGAGGACGATTCGCATCAGCGGAGGAACCCTTCGTAATTGCGCTGCTGGAGCTGGCTCTCGATCTGCTTCACGGTCTCCAGCCCCACACCCACGATGATGAGGATGCTCGTCCCGCCGAACGGGAAGTTGGCATTGGCGCCACCGAAGCCTGCCAACGCCATCGTCGGCACAAGAGCGATCAGACCCAGATACAGCGAGCCCGGCCAAGTGATCCGGTTGAGCACGTAGCTCAGATACTCGGCAGTAGGTCGACCAGCCCGGATACCCGGGATGAAGCCACCATACTTCTTCATGTTGTCCGCGACTTCCTCGGGGTTGAACGAGATCGCCACGTAGAAGAAGGCGAAGAACACGATCAGGAGGAAGTACGTAGCGATGTAGTAGGGGTGGTCACCCTTGACGAAGTGGGCTTCGATCCAGGTCTTCCACCCTGCGGTGGAGTTCGAGAACTGGGCGATCAAGGCCGGGATGTAGAGCAGCGACGAGGCGAAGATGACAGGAATCACACCTGCCTGGTTCACCTTGAGCGGGATATAAGTGGACGTACCGCCGTACGACCTGCGGCCGATCATCCGCTTCGCGTACTGCACCGGAATCCGGCGCTGGGCCTGCTCGACGAAGACGACGAGGCCGACCATCACGAAGCCGATCAGGATGACCGTGCCGAACTCGATCCAACCCTGGGCCAGGTTGCCGCTCTCCTTGATGGCCCACAGGGCGCCCGGGAAGCCGGCCGCGATCGAGATGAACATCAGGATCGACATGCCGTTGCCGATGCCGCGGTCGGTGATGAGCTCACCGAGCCACATGACGACGGCGGTACCGGCGGTCATGGTGATGACCATGGTGGCGGTCACGAAGATCGACTGGTCGGGGACGACCTGGTTGGCCACCGTGCAGCCACTGAAGAGCGCACCCGTACGGGCCGTGGCGACCAGACCGGTGCCCTGAAGGATGGCGAGGGCGATCGTCAGATAACGCGTGTACTGCGTGATCTTGGCCGTGCCCGACTGCCCTTCCTTCTTGAGGGCTTCCAGGCGCGGGATCACGACAGTCAGCAGCTGAAGGATGATGCTCGCCGTGATGTACGGCATGATGCCGAGCGCGAAGATGGTGATCTGCAGCAGCGCCCCGCCGCTGAACATGTTCACCAGGCCGAACAGGGAATTGTTGCC harbors:
- the map gene encoding type I methionyl aminopeptidase, which translates into the protein MVQIKTPEQIAKMREAGLVVAAIHAATREAAVPGATTKDLDEVARKVIADHGAKSNFLGYGGFPATICTSVNEVVVHGIPDEKTVLKDGDIISIDAGAIVDGWHGDAAYTAFVGTGHAPELVELSRVTEESMWAGIAAMRNGNRLVDISRAIETYIRRQPKPGGGKYGIVEDYGGHGIGTEMHMDPHLLNYVSRKRGKGPKLVPGFCLAIEPMVSLGTPHTEVLSDDWTVITTDGTWSSHWEHSVALTEEGPLVLTSPDGGKAKLAELGVTAAPDPLA
- the infA gene encoding translation initiation factor IF-1, producing MAKKQGAIEIEGTVIESLPNAMFKVELQNGHKVLAHISGKMRMHYIRILPDDRVVVELSPYDLTRGRIVYRYK
- the rpmJ gene encoding 50S ribosomal protein L36, which encodes MKVKPSVKKICDKCKVIRRHGRVMVICDNLRHKQRQG
- the rplQ gene encoding 50S ribosomal protein L17 — encoded protein: MPRPAKGARLGGSAAHERLLLANLAKSLFEHGRITTTEAKARRLRPVAERLITKAKKGDIHNRRLVLQTITDKGVVHTLFTEIAPRYSERPGGYTRITKIGNRRGDNAPMAVIELVEGEIAKKATVAEAEAATKRAVKEADEAKVEETKVEDAAEAPAEESKDA
- the rpsM gene encoding 30S ribosomal protein S13 → MARVSGVDIPREKRVEIALTYVFGIGRTRSKEILASTGVNPNTRVRDLAEEDLVKIREYVDANLRTEGDLRREIQGDIRRKIEIQCYQGIRHRRGLPVHGQRTSTNARTRKGPRRAIAGKKKPGKK
- a CDS encoding DNA-directed RNA polymerase subunit alpha, which translates into the protein MLIAQRPSLTEEVVDEFRSRFVIEPLEPGFGYTLGNSLRRTLLSSIPGAAVTSIRIDGVLHEFTTVPGVKEDVTDLILNIKQLVVSSEHDEPVVMYLRKQGPGLVTAADIAPPAGVEVHNPDLVLATLNGKGKLEMELTVERGRGYVSAVQNKQVGQEIGRIPVDSIYSPVLKVTYKVEATRVEQRTDFDKLIVDVETKQAMRPRDAMASAGKTLVELFGLARELNIDAEGIDMGPSPTDAALAADLALPIEELELTVRSYNCLKREGIHSVGELVARSEADLLDIRNFGAKSIDEVKAKLAGMGLALKDSPPGFDPTAAADAFGADDDADAGFVETEQY
- a CDS encoding adenylate kinase; this translates as MRIVLVGPPGAGKGTQAAFLAKNLDIPHISTGDLFRANISQGTELGMKAKAYMDAGDLVPDEVTIGMAKDRMEQPDAVNGFLLDGFPRNVAQAEALDVVLKAEDMQLDAVLDLEVPEDEVVKRIAGRRTCRNDSAHVFHVMYNMPKTEGVCDVCGGELYQRPDDSEETVRKRLEVYHTQTEPIIDYYRAQNLVVTISALGKVDEVTAKAMAALKK
- the secY gene encoding preprotein translocase subunit SecY encodes the protein MLTAFARAFKTPDLRKKLLFTLGIIVLYRLGAHIPVPGVSYKAVQQCVDQASQGNNSLFGLVNMFSGGALLQITIFALGIMPYITASIILQLLTVVIPRLEALKKEGQSGTAKITQYTRYLTIALAILQGTGLVATARTGALFSGCTVANQVVPDQSIFVTATMVITMTAGTAVVMWLGELITDRGIGNGMSILMFISIAAGFPGALWAIKESGNLAQGWIEFGTVILIGFVMVGLVVFVEQAQRRIPVQYAKRMIGRRSYGGTSTYIPLKVNQAGVIPVIFASSLLYIPALIAQFSNSTAGWKTWIEAHFVKGDHPYYIATYFLLIVFFAFFYVAISFNPEEVADNMKKYGGFIPGIRAGRPTAEYLSYVLNRITWPGSLYLGLIALVPTMALAGFGGANANFPFGGTSILIIVGVGLETVKQIESQLQQRNYEGFLR
- the rpsK gene encoding 30S ribosomal protein S11; this encodes MPPKGRQGAAKKVRRKEKKNVAHGHAHIKSTFNNTIVSITDPSGNVISWASAGHVGFKGSRKSTPFAAQMAAESAARRAQEHGMRKVDVFVKGPGSGRETAIRSLQATGLEVGSIQDVTPTPHNGCRPPKRRRV